ATTGGTACCACGCTTCCTTTGCAGGTGGGTGTGGATTGCGGTAACGGTACCGCTTCCTTGTTCGCTCCAGAATTATTGGCACGTGCTGGCGCACAGGTGGAACCACTTTACTGCGACTCCGATCCGAATTTTCCTCATCACCAGCCAGACCCAGTGAAAGCAGAGAACATGCAAGATCTTAAGAAGTTAGTTCTGGATAAGAAGCTGGACTTAGGTTTGGGTTTCGATGGCGATGGCGACAGACTTGGTGTGGTGGATGACAAAGGAAACATACTTTTTGGAGACGTGCTCATGATTCTGTTTTGGCGTGAAATCCTAATCAAGCGTGATCCCAAAACTGTAAAAGCCATTGTGGAAGTTAAATGTTCCGAGGCCTTGGTGGAAGAACTCAAAAGAATGGGTGCCGAAGTGGTCATGTACAAAACTGGCCACAGTCTTATAAAAGCAAAAATGAGAGAGTTGGGGAGTCCTTTTGCTGGTGAGATGTCCGGCCACATGTTCTTTGCCGATGAGTATTACGGTTACGATGATGCGCTTTATTCCGCTTTGCGACTCCTTAGGCTTATTAAAGAATCTGGGAAGAAGCTTTCTGATCTTGTCAGTACCATACCCGTGTACCATGCCAGCCCTGAGATACGCTTGGAATTCAGCGATGAGAAAAAGTTCCAACTGGTGGAATTTGTGAAGAGTTACTTCGCCGGTAAAGGATACCCACTGGTGGATGTTGATGGAGTACGTGTCTACATAAAGAGCGGATGGGGATTGGTTCGTGCTTCTAACACTGGCCCTGAGATCATTGTCAGGTACGAAGCCAAGAACCCAGAAGACTTGGAAGCCATTCGTCAAGAGCTTGAAGAAGCCCTGGCCGCAGGAGGGTTTAAAACAACTCTTCCTTAGTGAATGTGAATTGATGAAACTTTCTACTGGTTTTGAACGTATATAAATACAGGTTAGCCAAGAGCCGATTAAACTCTCGGCGGAAAGGAGGGAGACAAGAATGAAAAAGCTACTCGCAATAGCAGCAGTCATAGTGCTTCTCGCTGCCATATTCCCAGCGGTAACATTGGCTGCTCAAGGAAATGGCGTTGGTTTAAAGTTAAACAATCGCATGACAACAGCAAGTGCACCACTTACTGCCACACCACTAAGTACTGAGCAGCTTGAGAAGGCTTACCAGATAGTTGCTTCAGCGCTTAGCACTACCACTACAAATCTCAAAAACTTGGAAGAGAAATATGACATTGGGTTAGGAGCAATAATCAAAGCTCAAGCTGTGGTCACTGCTACCACTGCTGTAACTTTAGACAAGGTTCTAAGCTACATGACGGAGCACAAGCTAATTGAAGGACTTAACTACTTTGGCGTGGATCTTGACAAATTCAAAACTTCTCTTCAGACTTTAGAAGACAGAATCAGAGCTGAACTTGAAAAGGCTGGAATAAACATTCCGGGTCTACGTGGCCTAGCAAATGGTCTTGGCTTAGGCAACAAGTGGGGTCCTGGCAACATGGGTACAGCCACGCCACTTACTTCTGCGCAGCTGGACAAAGTCTATCAAGTGGTTGCCACAGCGCTCGGTACCAGCACCACAAACCTTGATAACCTGAGAGAGAAGTATGATGTTGGATTAGTAGAAATAATCAAGGCTCAAGCTATCGTAACTTCTACTACAGGTGTAACGCTGGATCAGGTGCTCAGCTACACAGCAGATCACACGTTGATACAGGCTCTAAGCAACTTTGGCGTGTCACAAGATAAATTTGAAACGGCGCTAAAAACGTTAACGGATAAAATCAGCGCTGAGTTGGAGAAACAGGGACTACCCATACCAGGTTGGCTAACCCACGCTCTTAAGAAGGACTTTGACAAAGGAAAAGGCCCTGGTTTTGAGAACCAAGGAAAGGGTCCTAGCTTTGAGAACCACAAAGGACGCTGTAAATAAGCAGTAACGATAAGTGCAGCCAAACAGAGCCTCCTTCTTAATGGGAGGCTCTGCTTGTTAATCTGAGACTGTTCAGCAGTACGAGTAATGCAGTGCCTTCGTCAGCCACAACGGCCAACGGCAGCGCTACGTAGCCCAAAAGGCTTGTAGTAAAGATGGCTACTTTTATTCCCAGGGACAACCCCACATTGGTTTTTACAGTACTTGTGTACGACTGGGCATAACTGGGCAAATTAACCAGCGGCGTTAATGTCCCGCTTAGTATGAAATCAGCGGTTTCTACAATGGTCTTAATCCGTCTATCTGGCAGTGCCACAGACACGTGAGCCTCAGAGAGCGCTAGGGCATCGTTAAGACCGTCTCCTACCATTAAGCAGTGTTCTCGCTTTTCAAGTTCTTTGACGAAGGCTTGTTTGCCCTCGGGCGTCATATTGGCGTAGTATTCATCGACTTTCAGTTGTCTTGCCAGGGTTTCCACTTTCTCGTGCTGATCTCCACTTAGTATGATTATTTTGTAACCCTGATCTTTAAGACGCTGTATAACCCAAGGGGCCTCATCACGGAGTTCTTCTTCAACCTTAAAAAACCCAACATCCATTCCATCAACTTTCACCTGCAGCAGGTCTTTCATTGTTAGCTCCACTTGATGGTTTTCTATCTCTCCGGTAATGACATTTCCATTTTGTCTAACTTTTGCTTCTTTCAAAACAATGTTCTTTTCTGCAGCATAAGCAACGATAGCGTCAGCTACAGGATGCTTAAAGTAGGATTCCACTGAAGCAACCAAGGCTAAATGTTCATCGCTTATTTGAGCTTCGGTGATCTTCATGCGGCCTGTGGTAATGGTTCCGGTTTTATCGAAAATCACCGTTCCCACTTGTGGAAGCTTCTCCAAGGCATCAGTGTTTCTAACCAGTACGCCCTGGCGTGCCAGCGTAGAAACAGCCGCTGACACAGCTGAAGGTGAAGCCAGCAGTAGAGAACAAGGACAAGCAATGAGAAGTAAAACTGAACTACGATAAACAGCCACAGAAAACGCGTTTCCAGACAATAAGCCGAACAAGAAAACCGCCACAGCGCTTATGAGTACCAAAGGCGAATACACGTTTGTAAAACGCTCCATCCAAGATCTAAAAGCACTCTTTCTACTTAACGTTTGAGCGATGGTTTTCTGTACTTGTGCTAGGTTGCTTTCCTGCAGGGGTCTTAATACTTCTGCATCACAAGGAGTAAGCAGCTTTGATCCTGACAGTACCATGTCACCTGGTTCATGGTTTACAGGTGCACTTTCACCAGTTATGACGCTTTCATCGACTAAGGCAGGAGAAAGCAAGACGACGTCCACTGGTACCGTATCGCCTGCTGTGAAGCGAATGTGGTCTCCAGCTTTAAGTTGTTCCACCTCTACCGCTACGAGTTGCTGTTCTTTTATCAGCATGGCGCTGTCAGGTATGTCAGTTAATATGCTTCTTAATCCCTCTTGTGCTTTCTTTTTCACAGACTCTTCTATGATCTCGGCTAAGGCATACAGGTTAAAAACCATGGCTGCTTCCACATAAGCACCGGCTATGAACCCTCCAGTTCCGCCTAAAAGCATAAGTAGGTTTTCATCGAAAATGTCCAGCACACCCACACTTAAGTTGTGAACCAGCTCGTGCACACGTGGATAGCCGTTTATTATGGAGCTCACAACCAAAAAAGTAATACCCACAGGTGGGCTAAGGCGAATGGCAGCAAAACCGATTGCAAACAAAACAAGACCAGAAATAGTAATAAAACGCTCTGTTCTTTCTTCGTGCTCCTCGTGGTACAAGCCGGCTTGAGAAAGTAGCCTCTTTATTTGGATTAGTTGTTCCTCATCAGCTTCCACACTTATGATGCCGGTGGGCACGTCAATAACCAGATCTCGGGCTAGGTTTTTCTTCTTTATTTCTTCTTCAATGTGAACAGCACACTTTGGGCACTTGAGCTGAGTTGCAGTGAGGGTTGTCCTCACTCTATTTCACCTCCTGGATGTGGCTTATGGCCATTTTCAGTACGGAGCTCACATGATCGTCGTCTAATTCATACACTCTGTACTTGCCTTTGCGTTCAACTTTTACCACGCGCCTTCCGCGAAGTAGCGAAAGATGATGGGATACAGCTGAAGCGGAAAGTCCTGTGAGTTCGGCTATGCTGGACACAGGCAGGGATTTGTCGTGCAAAGCAAGTAGTATCTTGATGCGGGACGTATCACCGAAAATATCAAAGAAGTCAGCCAAATTGCAGACAAGCATCTCATCTTTTAACAATTGCTCATTTGAATAATCGCTCATATGTCATCACCATTTGTATTTTACCACGGAACTCTTTTGGTGAATTCTCAATTGGTTATAGTCATGCTAATTAACCTCCACAATGGTAAACTTAAGAGCAAGTAGGGAGGTGCGATGAGTATGTCTCAACGTAAGAATAAGATCGGCAGGGGTACCCTCATATTGTCACTTACAAGTTTCTTGTTCTTTCTTGTTTTGGCAATATGGGCTTTTTCTCAACATGGAACATGGGGGCTTTACAATTGGAACCACGACTACAGACGCTTACTGAATATCATTATCGGGCTTGGTTTTCTGGTGCCAGCGGTGGCGCTTATTCTCTGGCTCCTACGGGGCGTTGTAAGCCGTACTTGGTTCAAAGTAGGGTCATGGATACTTAACATTGTGTCCGTTGTGGTGATCGTTGTTTGCATTGGTATTGTTTTTTACGTAGTAGTGCCCGCGTATTCTCTCCTTAGTAGTACTGAGCCAAAACTGTTGGTGGAGCCCAGCACAGGTATCTATGGCATACCCAATCTGTATGTGTATTTTCGCACGGAAACGCCAACAGTTGTGGTTGGTGCCTGGGGCACGGGAGACAACCTACAAGGTTTTGGCGATTCTAAGCCTGTGAAGGAACATCTCTTTCACTTTACGGATCTCCAGCCAGGAACGGAGTATCATTACGTAATTGATAACAGGATGGGCCTAACCTTTAGTACGCCACCTTTGGCAAAAACGGGTACGTTGGTGACGTTTGCTGTGGCATCTGATTTTCACTATGGAGGTTCTGATGCTAATAGCGATGAGCGAACGCAGATACTACGTAACATCAGCGAAGACCCAAATGTGAACCTGTTTTTTATGAACGGCGACATTGTGGACTTGGGCATGGTTAACGGCTACTGGAGCGAGTTTTTCTCTGATGTAAGTGAGAACATGACTAAACCTGTTGCCCTGGTCTTGGGAAACCATGACACTCTCATAGGAGGCTTGTATCACTTTAGGAATTACTTCTACGGTGCTGACGGAGTCAAAATAGACAGCGGAAACGAACTTTATCACAGAATAGATGTGGGAAACGTGCATTTCCTTGTGCTGGAAGTTCTCTGGGGTACTGAGGAATTTACTCCAGAGCAGAAAAAATGGCTGGAGGACCAGCTGAGTTCCATACCTCAGGAAGACTGGGTCATACCAATTTCACACTGCTTCTATTATTCTTCAGGAGACGTAGAAACCGGACGTGTTTGGGCTGACCACGAAGACACCACCAGACTGATCTCGCCACTTTTTGAGAAATACAATGTGGATTTGGTCATATCAGGGCATAACCATCACATGGAGCTTCTGGAAAAGGATGGGGTAACCTACGTTCTGGACGGAGTAGCCGGTGGAAATACTACGGGCCCAAGGCCGATCAAGTCAGATTACTCCAAGTGGTTTTACGGTGATTCCAGGGGCTACTTGGAAGTCACAGTAAAGCAAAACGAAGCTGAGCTCTTGTTCAAAAACGTGGATGGTGAAGTAATTCAGCAGTTTACTGTGACACAGAATACTCAGTAGGTTTGCAGTTTTTGTTTGAGGAAAAGCCTATTGTGGTAAAATAAAAAAGGAAAAATATCACATATTAAAAAGGGGTGTAGAAAATGTCGGTACAATTTATCACCAGAACCGCAATACTTTTAGCTCTCACAATGATATTCCAATCTTTCCGTGCCCCGCAGCTTGTTACGGGTACTTTAGTAAATGGCATGCTACTGATTTCTGCTGGCTATGTGGGAATGTGGTCTGGTGTAATCATCGGACTCTTTACCCCTGTTTTGGCTTTTCTTTTTGGGATAATGAAGTTCCCACCCATGATACCTTTCATCATGATTGGGAACGCTTTGTATGTACTGGTATTTTCGGGAATGAAGAACAAACCTGTTGGTATGGTATTAGGTTCTTTAGTAAAGTTTTTGTGGCTCAGTGCTTCGGTTTATTACATGCTTCCACTTTTTGGTGTGAAAGCTCCGGCTGTTTTAGTGGAAATGTTTACCTTCCCTCAATTGGCGACTGCTGTTATGGGAGGTATTTTGGCGTTGTTGGTGCTGAGTTTATTAAAGAAATCGTTATTGGAGTGAAGGAGTAACTGCATGAAGCTGTACGAAGTGAAAGAGATTCTTGATGCTGAAGTTCTGTCAGGTGAAGACAAATTGGATCAAGAAGTTTTTGGTGCCTGTGGTGCCGATTTGATGAGTGATGTGCTAGCTTGGAAGGGTGATAAGGGCGTTCTGCTAACTGGGCTAACCAACCCTCAAGTTGTACGCACTGCCGAAGTGGTAGGTGATGTGAAATGCATCGTATTTGTTCGTGGAAAACGTCCCAGCACGGAGACCGTGGAGCTGGCGAAGGAGGCAGGCATTGTACTGATGAGATGCAAATATCCCATGTTTGTAGCATGTGGACTATTGTTCTCGAGGGGTTTAGTACCTGATGAATATGGAGAAATTAGCCGCATCCTATAGGCTTGAATATGATGTAAAGGCTAAAGACTACGTAAGAGGTGGCGAAGTTTCTAGTGCTTTGCGGGCTGTGCTGAAGCAACTCTCCTTGCCACCAGAGCTGGTAAGACGTTGCTGTGTGGCTTGCTATGAAGCCGAGATGAACATTATCATACACTCATTAGGTGGGCACCTGCAGATTGACATATACCCTGACAGGTTGGTCATGGTGGCTGAAGATAGCGGGCCCGGTATTGAAGACTTGAACAAGGCCATGGAAGAGGGTTACAGTACGGCGCCTGAGGAAGCCAGGGAGATGGGCTTCGGAGCCGGTATGGGCTTACCAAACATAAAAGCTAATACGGATAGGCTGGACATAACCACGGGTCCGGAAGGTACAAAACTTATCATGGAGGTTTTGTTTGTTGGAAAAGATGGCCAATAATGCCGGCGTTTACTACCATTCTGTAACACTGGACGAGGAAAAATGTAAAGGATGCACAAATTGTATTAAACGTTGTCCTGCCGAAGCTATCAGAGTCAGAAATGGTAAAGCCCGCATCATTGATCAGCTTTGCATTGACTGCGGCGAATGCATAAGAGCTTGCCCGAACCATGCTAAGGTGGCAGTAACAGATAGCTGGGATCTCATGAACGATTTTAAGTACCGCATCGCGTTGCCTGCTCCATCTTTATATGGGCAATTCAAAAATGTGGACGTGGACAATGTTCTCACAGCACTTCTGGAAATCGGGTTCGATGATGTTTTTGAAGTAGCCTTAGGAGCCGACATTGTTTCAAAACTCACGCGTCAAGCACTCATGGAAAACAGATTACGCAGACCTGTGATTTCCTCATCCTGCCCCGCTGTGGTGCGACTAGTTCAGATCCGATTTCCTTCGCTTTTGGATAATGTCCTGGATTTATGCACGCCCATGGAAGTTGCCGCAACCTTGGCAAAAGACGAGGCTGTAAGAAAGACCGGGTTAAAACGTGAAGAAATAGGCACCTTCTTTATATCCCCGTGTGGGGCTAAGGTTACCAGTGTTAGGAAGCCTATCGGCACAGACAAAACCGATGTAGACGGGGTTCTGTCGCTGGCAAGTGTATACAGTGCTATTGCGGATAAGGTAAAGAAAGTACAGCCTATGCCTTTAAGTAAAGCATCCATGATCGGTATAGGATGGGCAAAATCTGGTGGGGAAGCTGCAGGAACATTACTGGAGAACTACATTTACGTGGATGGGATACAGAACGTCATAAAGGTTTTAGAAGAAGTGGAACTTGGAAAAATGGAGGATTTGGATTTTCTTGAAGCAATGGCTTGTGTTGGTGGGTGTGTGGGTGGCCCTCTCACCGTGGAAAACAATTTCGTTGCTCAGCAAAGAATTAAGAAACTTACCGAAAAATGGCAGAAGGACAGAAACAATAATAAAGTGCCAGCAAAAGACGAAGAGCAGGGCATTTACAACAAAATGGAATTGGGTCGGGCGCGATGGAAAAAGCCTTTGGAAAGAAGTGACGCTATGGAATTGAGCAGCGACATTGCTGAGGCACTGAGTATGATGCAGAGAATTGATGAAGTTCTCGCCACCTTGCCTGGGTTGGACTGCGGTTCCTGCGGTGCACCCACCTGCAGGACGCTGGCTGAGGACATTGTTAAAGGACTAGCAACCGAATATGATTGTGTTTTCATTTTGAAGAACAGGATCAAGAGCCTTGCTCAGGAACTTAGCACACTAGCTGGAAAAATTCCACCTGTGATGGGTGAAGGAAAGGAGAGTTAGCTAGCGGTGAATGTAAAACTAAGGGTTAGGGATCTTTTGGAGAATGGGTTCCAGCTCGTAGCTGGTGATGATGGCTTAGAAAATCCTATTGAGGGAGTTTACATATGTGATCTTTTAAGCTGGGTCATGGCAAAGTCCAAACCCAAGAATGCGTGGATAACCATTCAAAGTCATGTGAACATTGTGGCAGTGGCATTGATGGTGGAGCAGAGCTGCATCATCGTTTCAGAAGGTGTGGAAGTGGAAAAGGAAGCAGTGGAAAGAGCAAATGAAGAAGCTATGCCCATTCTCAGTTTTCCTGGAACGTCCTACGAAGCGGCAATAAAACTGTATCAACTGCTGTCTAGATAAATGAGGCTCTATTACGACCTTCACATACATAGCGCCCTTTCTCCCTGTGCATCTGATGACATGACCCCCAATAATATTGTGAACATGTGCCTTTTAAAGGGTTTGGACATTATCGCTGTTACTGACCATAACAGTGTCAGAAACGTGGAAGCCGTGGTTAATCTGGCACAAAGAAAGGGTCTCGTAGTGGTTCCAGGTATGGAGGTGCAAACCAAAGAGGAAGTTCATGTATTATGCTACTTCTACACTTTGGATCACTGTTACGACTTTCAAGCTAAGTGGGAAGATTCTCTTCCTAAAATAGAAAACCGCCGTGAATACTTTGGCAACCAGCTTATCCTCGATGAAGACGATGAATTGATCGGTGAGTATCCTTATTTACTGCTTACTTCTTCTTACTTCGGGGTAGAAGACGTCTTTAGGCTTATAAGGGACCGAGGAGTTGCAGTTTTTGCACATGTGGACAGACCTTCCTACAGTGTGCTTTCGAATCTGGGTTTTATCCCTGATATGGATGGTGTGGCAACTTTGGAAATCTCAGGCGCTGTGAGCCCTCAGCAGTTTCTTATGCAGCACCCTACGCTGGGAAAGTACCGCATTTTACAATCCTCTGATGCCCATTACTTGGGTGACATCATGGAACGTGTGAATTACGTTGAACTGACGAGTCCTTCTGTGGAGGCTCTCCTTAAACACTTAAGTGGCTTTGCGTGAAAGCCTTCAGCAAAGTCTTTTTTAACTCGTTAAAGAATTCACGTAATATGTTATAATGCTTTGGTGGAAGATTCGCTTAGCATTTTGCTAATGTTTACCAAGAAAAGGTTCAGCGAAAATAGCTCTTTTAGGAGGGAAGCAAATGGAACAACTTTACGAGCTGTTCGGCATCGATAGAGTCGAAGAATTCAGAGCAAAGCTGGAGGAACTTAAAAAGGTGCCAGGTTCCATGATCTCCATTCTCAACGAGGCCCAGGAAATGTTTGGTTACATTCCTTTTCAGGTTCAAGAACTCATTTCGAAGGAAACTGGGGTTCCCTTAACGGAGATTTTTGGCATCGTGACCTTCTATTCGCGCTTTAGCATCGTTCCCGCTGGGAAGTACAAAATCAGCTTGTGCTTGGGGACCGCTTGCTATGTGAGGGGCAGTGGACAAATCCTAGAAAAGCTCAAAGAGAATTTGGGCATCAATGAGGGAGAGACCACTTCCGATGGTATGTTCTCATTAGAAGCCGCAAGGTGCTTGGGAGCTTGCGCATTAGCCCCGGTCATGATGATCAACGGAGAGGTCTATGGACGTCTTACGCCCGACGAAGCTGTAAAAGTGATACAAAGGATAAAGAAACAAGATCTCTCTCAGGCTGCCGCTGAGGTTGAGTAAAGCGGGAGGAGCATGAAGGAATTGGCTCTTTACGTACTGGATCTTGCACAGAACAGCGTTGTCGCAGGAGCAAAGCATATCACCATTGACATTACTGCTGACGTTAAAGCGGACCATTTATTAATCAGAATAGTAGATGACGGGAAGGGTATGAGCCCACACTTAGTGGAAAGAGTGACGGATCCCTTCTTTACCAGTAGGAAGGAACGCCGTTTCGGTCTGGGAATTCCATTTTTTAAGGATTTGGTTGAGCAGTGCGGAGGTACGCTTACCATCAAATCTAAAGAAGGGGAAGGGACGATTATCGAAGGAAAGCTGAAATTATCTAGTGTGGATCTTGTTCCCTTGGGTGATATGGGTTCTACCATTGTTTCGTTGCTTGTATCCAACCCAGAACTTAATCTGGTTTATCGTTTCACGTTAAATGATTACTCATTTACATTCGACTCTGCACAAATCAGAGAAGTTCTTCAAGGAGTAAACATTACAGAGCCTTCCGTACTCAATTGGATTAAAGATTACGTAAATGAGGGAAGCATTGAAATTCTTCCCAACATAAATATTTCCAAGAAAGAGGGGGCAAAAAAGGATTATGAAGCAGATTAAGACCTTAGAGGATCTGCAAAAAATCAGAGAAGAAGCCTTACGCAAGGTAAACATCAGAAGTGATCGTTCAGGAACAAGAATTACTGTGGGCATGGCAACTTGCGGCATTGCTGCTGGTGCCAGACCTGTGATGATGGCCATTTTGGATGAGTTGGAGAAGCGAAATGTGACGGGTGTTACCGTGGTAGAAACGGGCTGCATTGGACTCTGCAAGTTTGAACCCATCGTAGAAGTGTACGTACCTGGCCATGAGAAAGTTACTTACATAAAGATGGATCCTGATAAAGCTAGGCAAGTAGTTGTAGAACATGTCATAAATGGACATCCCATTAGGGAATGGACGTTGGAAAGCGCTGAACTGGAGTAAAGGTCGTTCTTGGAGGTGAAGAAGAATGCTTTATAGATCACACGTAATGGTATGTGGAGGCACGGGGTGCACTTCTTCTGGTTCCGATAATGTAGCTGCTGCTTTTGTCAATGAAATAAAGAAAGCAGGTTTAGACAAAGAGGTAGCAGTAATAAGAACTGGTTGTTTTGGTTTGTGCGAGTTGGGGCCGGTAGTCGTTATTTACCCAGAAGGTGTGTTTTACAGCAAAATGAAGCCAGAATATGTTCCCGAAATCGTTGAAGAACATTTGCTAAAAGGCAGACCAGTAACTAAGTACCTGTTTGGTGAAACAGTCACCGAAAAAGAAATAAAACCACTGGAAGAAACCACATTCTACAAAAAACAAATGCGTGTCGCTCTGAGGAACTGCGGCATCATCGATCCAGAAGATATTGAAGAAGCCATTGCCATGGGGGCATATGAGGCACTAGGCAAGGTCTTAACTACGATGACCCCTGAGCAAGTCATTGACGAAATGAAGAAGTCAGGTTTAAGGGGTAGAGGCGGCGGTGGATTCCCCACGGGATTGAAGTGGGAATTTGCTTACAAACAGAAAGAGACCCCCAAATACGTGGTGTGCAATGCTGACGAAGGTGACCCCGGTGCTTTCATGGACAGAAGTATCATGGAAGGTGATCCCCACAGTGTGCTGGAAGGCATGGCTATTGCGGGTTACGCCATTGGTGCTAACCACGGCGTCATTTATGTAAGAGCCGAGTACCCCTTGGCTGTAAAACGTCTTCAGATTGCCATAAAGCAGGCACGTGAATACGGCTTGTTGGGTGACAACATATTTGGAACCGACTTCAGCTTCGATGTGGAGATAAGGTTCGGAGCAGGCGCTTTCGTGTGCGGAGAAGAAACTGCCTTATTGAACTCTGTCATGGGTAGACGTGGTGAACCCAGGCCCAGACCTCCTTATCCGGCAGTTAAAGGGCTTTGGAATAAACCCACCATTATAAATAACGTAGAGACTTTTGCTAACGTTCCTGTCATCATAAGCAACGGTGCAGAGTGGTTCTCATCCATCGGTACTGAGAAATCCAAAGGGACTAAAGTGTTTGCCTTAACTGGAAAGGTGAACCGTACAGGACTCATTGAGGTTCCCATGGGTACCACTCTTAGGGAGATCATTTTTGACATTGGTGGCGGAATTCCTGACGGAAAAAGGTTTAAAGCCGTTCAAATAGGTGGTCCATCTGGTGGTTGCATACCTGAAGAACACCTGGACACCGTGATTGACTACGACTCACTTATTAGCTTGGGCGCAATGATGGGCTCGGGCGGACTGGTGGTCATGGACGAAGATACATGCATGGTTAACGTTGCGAAATTCTTCCTGGAATTCATCGTAGATGAATCTTGTGGAAAGTGTGCTCCATGCAGAATCGGTACAAAGAGAATGCTGGAAATCCTAGATAAGATTACGTCAGGTAAGGGAGAACCTGAAGATATCGATCGGCTAGAGAAGCTGGCTACAACCATTAAAGATACAGCACTGTGCGGTTTGGGACAGACGGCGCCTAACGCTGTTCTTTCCACGCTTAGGTACTTCAGAAATGAATATGAGGCTCACATCAACCAGAAGAAGTGTCCTGCTGGTGTATGCCAAGCATTGCTTTCCTATACCATCGTTGCTGACAAATGCAAAGGCTGTGGTTTGTGCGCAAGGAATTGCCCCGTGAATGCCATTTCAGGGGAACTTAAGCAGCCTCATGTGATTAATCAAGAAGCTTGCATCAAGTGCGGTACATGCTTTGAGAAGTGCCCATTTGGTGCCATTGTGAAACAGTAAAAGGAGGTCTGAAGCCGCATGGACAAGGTAACTGTGACCATAGATGGCATTACTCTAGAGGTTCCAAGTAACTACACCGTTTTGCAGGCTTGCCGAGAAGCAGGCATTGACATACCCACATTGTGTTATGCAGAAGTGATTAATGAGATTGGTTCCTGCCGCCTATGCGTGGTAGAGGTCGATGGCGTTAGGAATTTACCGGCATCTTGCATTTATCCGGTACAGAATGGTATGAACATTCGTACCAATACGCCCCGGGTCAGAGAAGCACGCAGAGTAAACCTGGAGCTAATTCTTTCCAATCATGACCGGAGTTGCCTCACCTGCATAAGAAATACCAAGTGTGAGCTACAGGATTTGGCAGAACGGTTTGGCATTACTGACATTGAATTCCAAGGCGAAAACGTAAACTACCCCTTGGATGATGCTTCGCCTGCCATTGTCAGGAATCCAAACAAGTGCGTCCTGTGCCGCAGGTGCATTGCAGAATGTCAGGAAGTACAGAATGTTTTTGCCATAGGTGCTGTGAA
The genomic region above belongs to Coprothermobacter proteolyticus DSM 5265 and contains:
- a CDS encoding phosphomannomutase/phosphoglucomutase, encoding MNINRDMFREYDIRGVADQDLTIDAAFGIAKAFAKYAKERGYSEMFVGADNRKSSPKLREAVIDALTQSGVHVYDLGTVITPLFYHACVTKGVGAGIMVTASHNPPQYNGFKLFLGESTLYGDQIQVIADMVEQNDFVSGRGSIESYDHKEEYFKDLLERIGTTLPLQVGVDCGNGTASLFAPELLARAGAQVEPLYCDSDPNFPHHQPDPVKAENMQDLKKLVLDKKLDLGLGFDGDGDRLGVVDDKGNILFGDVLMILFWREILIKRDPKTVKAIVEVKCSEALVEELKRMGAEVVMYKTGHSLIKAKMRELGSPFAGEMSGHMFFADEYYGYDDALYSALRLLRLIKESGKKLSDLVSTIPVYHASPEIRLEFSDEKKFQLVEFVKSYFAGKGYPLVDVDGVRVYIKSGWGLVRASNTGPEIIVRYEAKNPEDLEAIRQELEEALAAGGFKTTLP
- a CDS encoding heavy metal translocating P-type ATPase; this encodes MRTTLTATQLKCPKCAVHIEEEIKKKNLARDLVIDVPTGIISVEADEEQLIQIKRLLSQAGLYHEEHEERTERFITISGLVLFAIGFAAIRLSPPVGITFLVVSSIINGYPRVHELVHNLSVGVLDIFDENLLMLLGGTGGFIAGAYVEAAMVFNLYALAEIIEESVKKKAQEGLRSILTDIPDSAMLIKEQQLVAVEVEQLKAGDHIRFTAGDTVPVDVVLLSPALVDESVITGESAPVNHEPGDMVLSGSKLLTPCDAEVLRPLQESNLAQVQKTIAQTLSRKSAFRSWMERFTNVYSPLVLISAVAVFLFGLLSGNAFSVAVYRSSVLLLIACPCSLLLASPSAVSAAVSTLARQGVLVRNTDALEKLPQVGTVIFDKTGTITTGRMKITEAQISDEHLALVASVESYFKHPVADAIVAYAAEKNIVLKEAKVRQNGNVITGEIENHQVELTMKDLLQVKVDGMDVGFFKVEEELRDEAPWVIQRLKDQGYKIIILSGDQHEKVETLARQLKVDEYYANMTPEGKQAFVKELEKREHCLMVGDGLNDALALSEAHVSVALPDRRIKTIVETADFILSGTLTPLVNLPSYAQSYTSTVKTNVGLSLGIKVAIFTTSLLGYVALPLAVVADEGTALLVLLNSLRLTSRASH
- a CDS encoding ArsR/SmtB family transcription factor; protein product: MSDYSNEQLLKDEMLVCNLADFFDIFGDTSRIKILLALHDKSLPVSSIAELTGLSASAVSHHLSLLRGRRVVKVERKGKYRVYELDDDHVSSVLKMAISHIQEVK
- a CDS encoding metallophosphoesterase family protein, coding for MSQRKNKIGRGTLILSLTSFLFFLVLAIWAFSQHGTWGLYNWNHDYRRLLNIIIGLGFLVPAVALILWLLRGVVSRTWFKVGSWILNIVSVVVIVVCIGIVFYVVVPAYSLLSSTEPKLLVEPSTGIYGIPNLYVYFRTETPTVVVGAWGTGDNLQGFGDSKPVKEHLFHFTDLQPGTEYHYVIDNRMGLTFSTPPLAKTGTLVTFAVASDFHYGGSDANSDERTQILRNISEDPNVNLFFMNGDIVDLGMVNGYWSEFFSDVSENMTKPVALVLGNHDTLIGGLYHFRNYFYGADGVKIDSGNELYHRIDVGNVHFLVLEVLWGTEEFTPEQKKWLEDQLSSIPQEDWVIPISHCFYYSSGDVETGRVWADHEDTTRLISPLFEKYNVDLVISGHNHHMELLEKDGVTYVLDGVAGGNTTGPRPIKSDYSKWFYGDSRGYLEVTVKQNEAELLFKNVDGEVIQQFTVTQNTQ
- a CDS encoding ECF transporter S component, whose translation is MSVQFITRTAILLALTMIFQSFRAPQLVTGTLVNGMLLISAGYVGMWSGVIIGLFTPVLAFLFGIMKFPPMIPFIMIGNALYVLVFSGMKNKPVGMVLGSLVKFLWLSASVYYMLPLFGVKAPAVLVEMFTFPQLATAVMGGILALLVLSLLKKSLLE
- a CDS encoding ATP-binding protein — its product is MNMEKLAASYRLEYDVKAKDYVRGGEVSSALRAVLKQLSLPPELVRRCCVACYEAEMNIIIHSLGGHLQIDIYPDRLVMVAEDSGPGIEDLNKAMEEGYSTAPEEAREMGFGAGMGLPNIKANTDRLDITTGPEGTKLIMEVLFVGKDGQ